CTGCGCGTCGCCGCCCTGGAGTTCCTGAAGCTGGGCGACCGCGTGCAGTGGGTCAACGACCCGACCGCGGAGTCTCCTACCCACATCCTCGCCTGGGACGGCACCCAGTGGATGCTCACCTCCGACGGCGCCAAGCAGGGCCTGGGCCGCACTCCCTCGGCCCAGCAGGTAGAGGAGAGGCTGGGCTCCACCAAGAACGTCAAGCTGTTTCTGAGCCTGCCGCCGTCGGCCGAACTGGCCGCCGCGCTCACGACGGCGATGGCCGAGGAGAACAAGGCGGTCGAGATCGCACCCCAGCCCCAGGACGCCACCTACCTGCTGATGGGCCATCTCTCCGCCGACGTGGAGCCCAAGCTGGAGTACGCCTGGGTGCTGCCCAACACGCTGAAGGACGACAGCTACACGCCGCCGCCGGGCCCGCGCAGCGCCGACCAGCAAGGCACGGTTTCGCCCCCGGTGCTGCCTCCGCGCACCGATTGGGTCGCCGGCGGCGCCGAAGAGGCCCCGCAGGCCGCCACCCAACTGCACGACTTCGCCCTGCGCATCGAGCGGCTGCAGGGATGGCTGCAGTTGCCTTCCCCGCCCGATGACGGCGCCTTCCCCTACCGCCTGGTCTTCCGCAAGTCGGGAACCTGGGTGGCCACGGATCCCACCCACGGGAAATGCGTCCCGCAGGAAGCCGCCACCACCGTCACCGGAGATGGCAGTGTGGTCAAGAAGGGCGAGTGCTACCAGATGTACCTGGAGATGACCGATCCCAGCCGCGCCGCCGGGGCGATCACCCAGCGCTCGGTCTACGTCTTCGGCATCGACAGCTACGGCAACAGCAAGCTGCTCTTCCCCCCGGTCACCCAGGGCAACGTCGGCAATCAGCTCCCGGTGAAGGTCGCCGGCGAAGACAAGTACCTCGCCCAGATCCTCCTTCGCGGGGGTGAGATCCATGTCACGCCGCCCTTCGGTGTGGACTCCTATGTGCTCCTGACGACCGAGGAGCAGGTGCCCGACCCCAGCGTCTTCGAGGCCCGGGGCGTGCGCACCCGTAGCTTTCACGCCGGGCCCGCCAATCCCCTGGACGCTCTGCTGCGGCGGGTGGGCGACCACACTCGCGGCTTCGCCTCCGAGGAGACCCCGACCTCCTGGTCCATTCAACGGATCTCGCTCAAGAGCGAAAAATAGCAGGCAATGAGGAGACAAGAGGAACCATGAACGCACGTACCCGCACTTACATCCTGCTGGCCTTGCTCCTGGTGGGGTTGGGCCGTGCCCTTCCGGCAGCCGCGCAGGAGCGCCCGCACCGGCTCCCCCAGGTTCCCCAGGAGAGCGGCAACGCCATGCTGGACCGGGTCTTCGCCCGCCTGCTGGCCGTTGCCCAGGTCGCGCCCAGCTCTTCCGGCTACGCTTCCTGGCCTCCCCGGATCCACCTCCTCGACGCCCAGAAGGACGCCCACCTCATCGAGCAGTCCAAGTACAACGCCTACGCCTCCGCCGCGGATTGCGTCCCGGAGATCAATCTCACCCCCGCGCTGCTGGAAGATGTGATCCAGGGCGATCCCGACCGCGCCGCCATGATCCTCGGCCACGAGTTGGGGCACCTGCTGCTGCACCACACTCCCTGCTCGCGCCCGGCCCAGACCACGGTCTTCGCCGCCCTGGCCTACACCCGCGAGAAGGAGGAAGCCGCCGACTCCAAGGGCTTCGAGCTCATGCTGGCGGCCGGTTTCTCGCCACGCTCCGGCCTGCGCGCCTTCCAGGTCCTCGACGACATGCACGCCTACTCCTCGTTCGAATCGTTGGCCTCCGACCACCCCGCCATCAAGGAGCGACTGGCGCGGCTCGACACCGCCCAGGCTTCGCTCTGGCGCGCCATGGCCGCGTTCGACGACGGCGTGTACTTCCTCACCACCGAGGACTATCCGCTGGCCGAGCGCTGCTTTCGCACCGTGATCCGAGAATTCCCCCAGGCCGATGAGGCCTGGGCCAATCTCGGCTACGCCCTCTTCATGCAGTACGCTGACGCCCTCCAGCCCGAGGACTTGCGCCGCTTCGGCATCGGGCAGATCGTGGCGGGCGGCTTCTACCGCCGTCCCACCTGGCTGGCCGCCAAGGTGCGCGGCATCGACGCGGAAAAGTGGTCCAAGGCGGTCGAAGCCCTGCAGCAGGCCGACAAGCTGAATCCCAACCAGGCGCTGGTGAAGGCCAACCTGGGCACCGCCTACCTGGTGCGGCCTGCGGGCAGCGATGTGCCCACGGCCGTGCGCTACTTGGAGGAGGCCCGCCGGATCCTGCAAGCGCAGGCCGACCAGTCGGTAGACCAGGCCTCGGCCGCCGCCGCTATCAATAATCTGGCCGTAGCCTACGCCGCCGCCGGCCGCGCCGAGGATTCGGCCAAGATGCTGCAGGCCGCCAACAAGATCCTCGGCGACCAGCCCCTCTCCTTCGGCGTTCCGGGGCTGCTGGAAGCCACCGCCGTGCTCTACAACCAGAGCATGTTCCTGGCGGAGGAGGCGGACCAAGAATCGCGCAGCGCTGCCCTCAAGAACCTGCAGGATTACTTGCGCGTCACCAGTCCCTCTTCGGCGTGGTGGCCGCTCGCCTATGATCGCTATGCCAAGCTGGCTGGCCAGATGGGCGTCGCTCCCG
The DNA window shown above is from Terriglobales bacterium and carries:
- a CDS encoding M48 family metalloprotease; amino-acid sequence: MNARTRTYILLALLLVGLGRALPAAAQERPHRLPQVPQESGNAMLDRVFARLLAVAQVAPSSSGYASWPPRIHLLDAQKDAHLIEQSKYNAYASAADCVPEINLTPALLEDVIQGDPDRAAMILGHELGHLLLHHTPCSRPAQTTVFAALAYTREKEEAADSKGFELMLAAGFSPRSGLRAFQVLDDMHAYSSFESLASDHPAIKERLARLDTAQASLWRAMAAFDDGVYFLTTEDYPLAERCFRTVIREFPQADEAWANLGYALFMQYADALQPEDLRRFGIGQIVAGGFYRRPTWLAAKVRGIDAEKWSKAVEALQQADKLNPNQALVKANLGTAYLVRPAGSDVPTAVRYLEEARRILQAQADQSVDQASAAAAINNLAVAYAAAGRAEDSAKMLQAANKILGDQPLSFGVPGLLEATAVLYNQSMFLAEEADQESRSAALKNLQDYLRVTSPSSAWWPLAYDRYAKLAGQMGVAPAEREKLQSDYQTLMREVSSVDLGGGKTVILGQPLSELKAALGPGEVLSTASGIVRLRYPAHGLDILADDTRVLAIILESPKAPPVFVRRQGMGSGAVPLRVGMSAEQVDKILADQDSTMENLVDPWIAYRFYPMLGVALRVGAQRTVEELVLVRIPRH